A part of Anser cygnoides isolate HZ-2024a breed goose unplaced genomic scaffold, Taihu_goose_T2T_genome scaffold_44_1, whole genome shotgun sequence genomic DNA contains:
- the LOC136789316 gene encoding zinc finger protein ZFP2-like isoform X2, giving the protein MEERPGSPACEPPFSPRRVCVPEDGPEGEEQEEAPEKGATRAQHPGRHGQVSPRRSGRCWQGHGSLAPRDVDGPGQKAGEGEGGAPCPEPKAPGELQPRRPFRRKHRLYLKPKSSPAPASPGPGERAEEPGPSRGKRLRLIWGQAGDFRRKKNRSENGLEEAPLAPQSSEEEEEGKGSRSCSPEPPHPGDARPKPDFVQLIDERGIYSTAKLVLGGAAGELEEAAVVLPPHLKRGASVAGGGAEFEIREVIVDEKPFQCGVCEKAFKRAWELFSHEVVHNEERPFRCDLCEASFKRHSDFKSHRLVHTEERPFRCELCGKRFKRSSNLQEHRRIHTGERPFHCACCDKSFKTPYELQRHTLTHCTEKPFKCADCGKDFPTSNALLLHQRQHCDDKPHVCGVCGKKFTYGHSLKVHERVHTGDRPFVCPLCGKGFKQSNALSSHERVHTGERPFVCKTCGKAFKQSSYLVIHERAHTGERPYKCEACGKAFARPSLLLQHHRVHSQERPYKCSFCHKFFKDLAYLAVHEKVHTGETPYKCSVCDKGFAHPSNLLQHQRVHRDG; this is encoded by the coding sequence ATGGAAGAGCGGCCAGGTTCTCCAGCCTGCGAGCCCCCCTTCTCCCCGCGGCGCGTCTGCGTTCCCGAAGATGGGCCTGAAGGtgaagagcaggaggaggctccAGAGAAGGGCGCCACCCGGGCGCAGCACCCAGGGCGGCACGGGCAGGTTTCTCCTCGCCGTTCAGGACGCTGCTGGCAAGGGCACGGTTCCCTCGCCCCTCGGGACGTGGACGGCCCTGGCCAGAAGGCAGGAGAGGGCGAGGGGGGTGCCCCGTGCCCTGAGCCCAAGGCGCCGGGGGAGCTGCAGCCGCGCAGGCCGTTCCGGCGGAAGCACCGGCTCTACCTGAAGCCCAAGTcgagcccggccccggcatCTCCAGGACCCGGGGAGAGAGCCGAAGAGCCGGGGCCCTCCCGGGGAAAGAGGCTGCGCTTGATCTGGGGGCAGGCCGGCGACTTCCGACGGAAGAAAAACCGCTCGGAGAACGGACTGGAGGAGGCTCCCCTTGCGCCCCAGAGCAgcgaagaagaggaggagggaaaaggttCCCGATCCTGCTCCCCCGAGCCGCCTCATCCCGGAGATGCCCGTCCCAAGCCGGACTTTGTGCAGCTGATCGACGAGCGCGGCATCTACTCCACCGCCAAACTCGTGctgggcggcgcggcgggcgagctggaggaggcggcggtggTGCTGCCGCCCCACCTGAAGCGGGGCGCCAGCgtggccggcggcggggccgagtTTGAGATCCGCGAGGTGATCGTGGACGAGAAGCCCTTCCAGTGCGGCGTGTGCGAGAAGGCCTTCAAGCGGGCCTGGGAGCTCTTCAGCCACGAGGTGGTGCACAACGAGGAGCGCCCGTTCCGCTGCGACCTCTGCGAGGCCTCCTTCAAGCGCCACTCGGACTTCAAGAGCCACCGGCTGGTGCACACGGAGGAGCGGCCCTTCCGCTGCGAGCTCTGCGGCAAGCGCTTCAAGCGCTCCTCCAACCTCCAGGAGCACCGGCGCATCCACACGGGCGAGCGGCCCTTCCACTGCGCCTGCTGCGACAAGAGCTTCAAGACGCCCTACGAGCTGCAGCGCCACACGCTCACCCACTGCACCGAGAAGCCCTTCAAGTGCGCCGACTGCGGGAAGGACTTCCCCACCTCCAAcgccctcctcctgcaccagcggCAGCACTGCGACGACAAGCCCCACGTCTGCGGCGTCTGCGGCAAGAAGTTCACCTACGGGCACAGCCTCAAGGTGCACGAGCGCGTGCACACGGGCGACCGCCCCTTCGTCTGCCCGCTCTGCGGCAAGGGCTTCAAGCAGTCCAACGCCCTCTCCTCCCACGAGCGCGTGCACACGGGCGAGCGCCCCTTTGTCTGCAAAACCTGCGGGAAGGCCTTCAAGCAGTCTTCCTACCTGGTGATCCACGAGCGGGCGCACACCGGGGAGCGACCCTACAAGTGCGAGGCGTGCGGTAAGGCCTTCGCCCGgccctccttgctgctgcagcaccaccGCGTGCACAGCCAGGAGCGGCCCTACAAATGCAGCTTCTGCCACAAGTTCTTCAAGGACCTGGCCTACCTGGCCGTCCACGAGAAGGTGCATACGGGCGAGACCCCCTACAAGTGCAGCGTCTGCGACAAAGGCTTCGCTCACCCCTCcaacctgctgcagcaccagcgCGTGCACCGCGACGGCTGA
- the LOC136789316 gene encoding zinc finger protein 3 homolog isoform X1: MLPPPRPPPTSPFPSVPAPAPLPPPPPPPEVTLPAARRAAGSGGGGGAARRHRRHRPDVRGRRRGPAGAAPGGSCLAWQPAPGAMEERPGSPACEPPFSPRRVCVPEDGPEGEEQEEAPEKGATRAQHPGRHGQVSPRRSGRCWQGHGSLAPRDVDGPGQKAGEGEGGAPCPEPKAPGELQPRRPFRRKHRLYLKPKSSPAPASPGPGERAEEPGPSRGKRLRLIWGQAGDFRRKKNRSENGLEEAPLAPQSSEEEEEGKGSRSCSPEPPHPGDARPKPDFVQLIDERGIYSTAKLVLGGAAGELEEAAVVLPPHLKRGASVAGGGAEFEIREVIVDEKPFQCGVCEKAFKRAWELFSHEVVHNEERPFRCDLCEASFKRHSDFKSHRLVHTEERPFRCELCGKRFKRSSNLQEHRRIHTGERPFHCACCDKSFKTPYELQRHTLTHCTEKPFKCADCGKDFPTSNALLLHQRQHCDDKPHVCGVCGKKFTYGHSLKVHERVHTGDRPFVCPLCGKGFKQSNALSSHERVHTGERPFVCKTCGKAFKQSSYLVIHERAHTGERPYKCEACGKAFARPSLLLQHHRVHSQERPYKCSFCHKFFKDLAYLAVHEKVHTGETPYKCSVCDKGFAHPSNLLQHQRVHRDG, from the exons atgctcccccctccccgcccccctcccacctcccccttcccctccgttCCCGCCCCcgcgccgctgccgccgccgccgccgccgccggaaGTGACGTTGCCCGCGGCGCGGCGCGCGGCCGGaagcggcggcgggggaggcgCCGCGAGGCGGCACCGGCGGCACCGGCCGGATGTGAGGggacggcggcggggcccggcgggggcggccccggg GGGGTCCTGTCTGGCTTGGCAGCCGGCGCCCGGAGCCATGGAAGAGCGGCCAGGTTCTCCAGCCTGCGAGCCCCCCTTCTCCCCGCGGCGCGTCTGCGTTCCCGAAGATGGGCCTGAAGGtgaagagcaggaggaggctccAGAGAAGGGCGCCACCCGGGCGCAGCACCCAGGGCGGCACGGGCAGGTTTCTCCTCGCCGTTCAGGACGCTGCTGGCAAGGGCACGGTTCCCTCGCCCCTCGGGACGTGGACGGCCCTGGCCAGAAGGCAGGAGAGGGCGAGGGGGGTGCCCCGTGCCCTGAGCCCAAGGCGCCGGGGGAGCTGCAGCCGCGCAGGCCGTTCCGGCGGAAGCACCGGCTCTACCTGAAGCCCAAGTcgagcccggccccggcatCTCCAGGACCCGGGGAGAGAGCCGAAGAGCCGGGGCCCTCCCGGGGAAAGAGGCTGCGCTTGATCTGGGGGCAGGCCGGCGACTTCCGACGGAAGAAAAACCGCTCGGAGAACGGACTGGAGGAGGCTCCCCTTGCGCCCCAGAGCAgcgaagaagaggaggagggaaaaggttCCCGATCCTGCTCCCCCGAGCCGCCTCATCCCGGAGATGCCCGTCCCAAGCCGGACTTTGTGCAGCTGATCGACGAGCGCGGCATCTACTCCACCGCCAAACTCGTGctgggcggcgcggcgggcgagctggaggaggcggcggtggTGCTGCCGCCCCACCTGAAGCGGGGCGCCAGCgtggccggcggcggggccgagtTTGAGATCCGCGAGGTGATCGTGGACGAGAAGCCCTTCCAGTGCGGCGTGTGCGAGAAGGCCTTCAAGCGGGCCTGGGAGCTCTTCAGCCACGAGGTGGTGCACAACGAGGAGCGCCCGTTCCGCTGCGACCTCTGCGAGGCCTCCTTCAAGCGCCACTCGGACTTCAAGAGCCACCGGCTGGTGCACACGGAGGAGCGGCCCTTCCGCTGCGAGCTCTGCGGCAAGCGCTTCAAGCGCTCCTCCAACCTCCAGGAGCACCGGCGCATCCACACGGGCGAGCGGCCCTTCCACTGCGCCTGCTGCGACAAGAGCTTCAAGACGCCCTACGAGCTGCAGCGCCACACGCTCACCCACTGCACCGAGAAGCCCTTCAAGTGCGCCGACTGCGGGAAGGACTTCCCCACCTCCAAcgccctcctcctgcaccagcggCAGCACTGCGACGACAAGCCCCACGTCTGCGGCGTCTGCGGCAAGAAGTTCACCTACGGGCACAGCCTCAAGGTGCACGAGCGCGTGCACACGGGCGACCGCCCCTTCGTCTGCCCGCTCTGCGGCAAGGGCTTCAAGCAGTCCAACGCCCTCTCCTCCCACGAGCGCGTGCACACGGGCGAGCGCCCCTTTGTCTGCAAAACCTGCGGGAAGGCCTTCAAGCAGTCTTCCTACCTGGTGATCCACGAGCGGGCGCACACCGGGGAGCGACCCTACAAGTGCGAGGCGTGCGGTAAGGCCTTCGCCCGgccctccttgctgctgcagcaccaccGCGTGCACAGCCAGGAGCGGCCCTACAAATGCAGCTTCTGCCACAAGTTCTTCAAGGACCTGGCCTACCTGGCCGTCCACGAGAAGGTGCATACGGGCGAGACCCCCTACAAGTGCAGCGTCTGCGACAAAGGCTTCGCTCACCCCTCcaacctgctgcagcaccagcgCGTGCACCGCGACGGCTGA